One stretch of Oncorhynchus tshawytscha isolate Ot180627B linkage group LG21, Otsh_v2.0, whole genome shotgun sequence DNA includes these proteins:
- the LOC112220665 gene encoding ribonuclease-like 3, which yields MYINQAGLVPSTIFWEKETIIIKTRPHKKAHCRQRYLRGQKTTNQSHQRPLKPVVRDLVMTFQRAFLFLVLLCATVMANVDQQHKHFLKQHVIGKMTTQACENQMRLLKLNGPDGKCKVKNTFILANPEQVIQICTGGGTPQGNNLVQSNNAFFIVICTRTGGDSHPNCTYKGSSATKNVIIACERKLPVHYDGDVDIGTTDGK from the exons ATGTATATAAATCAAGCAGGTTTAGTACCTTCTACCATATTCTGGGAGAAAGAGACTATAATCATCAAGACAAGACCACACAAGAAGGCTCACTGCAGACAG AGATACTTGAGAGGACAGAAAACAACTAACCAGTCACATCAAAGGCCATTGAAACCAGTTGTCAGAG ATCTAGTCATGACGTTCCAGAGGGCTTTCCTGTTCCTGGTGTTGCTGTGTGCTACAGTGATGGCCAACGTCGACCAACAACATAAACACTTCCTAAAACAACATGTCATTGGGAAAATGACAACCCAGGCGTGTGAGAATCAGATGAGATTATTGAAGTTGAACGGGCCTGATGGAAAATGCAAAGTGAAGAACACCTTCATTTTGGCCAATCCAGAGCAGGTCATACAAATCTGCACTGGTGGTGGCACACCGCAGGGAAACAATCTGGTTCAAAGCAACAATGCCTTCTTTATAGTCATATGTACACGTACAGGTGGGGATTCCCATCCCAATTGTACATACAAGGGATCTTCGGCCACTAAGAATGTTATCATTGCATGTGAAAGAAAATTGCCAGTGCACTATGATGGTGATGTTGATATTGGCACTACGGATGGAAAGTGA